Proteins encoded by one window of Desulfomicrobium macestii:
- the lysS gene encoding lysine--tRNA ligase produces the protein MTKDQTNAPSEKQLLRHRKEKAQFLLDAGIPLYPNDFRRSAEIGDVLEAHGEKDESVLEQEGLTFALSGRIMAHRSFGKATFFHVQDTSGKIQVYAQRDDLGVEQYGVFKKFEIGDIVGVTGALFRTKTGELTIKSSEVRLLSKSMRPLPEKYHGLKDVETRYRQRYVDLLVNDRARDIFRKRTAIVQFIRDFLNERRFLEVETPMMQPIAGGATAKPFRTHHNALDMDLFLRIAPELYLKRLLVGGFDRVYEINRNFRNEGIDTRHNPEFTMIEFYWAYATFVDLMDLTQELLCALAKSVCGTHLVEYQGNVIDLQDGCVRMPFHESLETIGGVSPEIYLDYGKCKDLAQKLGETVHPKEKLGKLQAKLFDNLVEPKLIQPHFIYHYPTDISPLSRKNDQNPEITDRFELFICGQEMANAFSELNDPYDQKDRFEEQVREKAAGDDEAHAMDEDYIRALEYGMPPAAGQGIGIDRLVMLLTDSPSIREVILFPLLRPEIVG, from the coding sequence TTGACAAAAGACCAGACCAATGCCCCGAGCGAGAAGCAACTGCTGCGCCACCGCAAGGAAAAGGCGCAGTTTCTGCTTGATGCGGGCATTCCCTTATATCCCAATGATTTTCGCCGTTCCGCGGAAATTGGCGACGTTCTCGAAGCGCACGGCGAAAAGGACGAGAGCGTCCTTGAACAGGAAGGACTGACCTTTGCCCTGAGCGGCCGGATCATGGCCCATCGCTCCTTTGGCAAGGCGACATTCTTCCATGTTCAGGATACCAGCGGCAAGATTCAGGTCTACGCCCAGCGTGATGATCTGGGAGTCGAGCAGTACGGCGTATTCAAGAAATTCGAGATCGGCGACATCGTCGGTGTCACCGGCGCCCTTTTCCGCACCAAGACCGGGGAACTGACGATCAAGTCTTCCGAGGTGCGGCTGCTTTCCAAGTCCATGCGTCCTCTGCCGGAAAAATACCACGGCCTGAAGGATGTAGAGACGCGGTATCGCCAGCGCTACGTGGACCTGCTGGTGAATGACCGGGCTCGCGACATCTTCCGCAAACGCACGGCCATAGTGCAGTTCATCCGCGACTTCCTGAACGAACGCAGGTTCCTGGAAGTGGAGACGCCCATGATGCAGCCCATCGCTGGCGGCGCCACGGCCAAGCCCTTCCGCACGCATCACAACGCGCTCGACATGGACCTTTTTCTGCGCATCGCTCCCGAGCTTTACCTCAAGCGCCTGCTTGTGGGCGGATTTGACCGCGTCTACGAGATCAACCGCAACTTCCGCAACGAAGGCATCGACACCCGCCACAATCCCGAATTCACCATGATCGAATTCTACTGGGCGTATGCAACCTTCGTCGACCTCATGGACCTGACCCAGGAACTCCTTTGCGCCTTGGCCAAGTCCGTCTGCGGGACGCATCTGGTTGAATACCAGGGCAATGTCATCGATCTTCAGGATGGCTGTGTGCGCATGCCCTTTCATGAATCCCTGGAAACCATCGGCGGCGTCTCCCCGGAAATCTACCTCGATTACGGCAAGTGCAAGGATCTGGCCCAGAAGCTGGGCGAAACCGTGCACCCCAAGGAGAAGCTCGGTAAGCTCCAGGCCAAGCTCTTTGACAATTTGGTCGAGCCCAAGCTGATCCAGCCCCATTTCATTTATCATTACCCGACAGACATATCCCCCCTGTCCCGCAAGAACGACCAGAATCCCGAAATCACGGACCGATTCGAACTGTTCATCTGCGGGCAAGAAATGGCCAATGCCTTTTCCGAGCTGAACGATCCGTACGACCAGAAGGATCGCTTCGAGGAACAGGTGCGGGAAAAAGCCGCCGGCGATGACGAGGCCCACGCCATGGACGAAGACTATATCCGCGCCCTGGAATACGGCATGCCTCCGGCAGCCGGACAGGGTATCGGCATTGACCGATTGGTCATGCTGCTGACGGACTCTCCGTCCATCCGGGAAGTCATTCTCTTCCCGCTGCTACGGCCTGAAATCGTCGGCTAG
- a CDS encoding ABC transporter ATP-binding protein, protein MSEVYRLQGVGKAYEQGEETITVLSGVDLTVLGGDSLAIVGASGSGKSTLLQLMGTLDVPSSGSILFNGADISTLGWKERARIRNRNMGFVFQFHHLLPEFSTRENVAMPGIIGGMARSLALEKADAALSRVGLAHRRHHRVTTLSGGERQRAAIARAILLEPAVVLADEPTGNLDERTGREVNDLLLHLNKDQGVTLVIVTHNAELAQCMHRTLELRSGELYEA, encoded by the coding sequence ATGAGTGAAGTCTACCGCCTGCAAGGCGTCGGCAAGGCCTATGAACAGGGCGAGGAAACCATCACAGTCCTTTCCGGCGTCGACCTCACCGTGCTCGGCGGAGACTCCCTGGCCATCGTCGGCGCCTCGGGATCGGGCAAGAGCACGCTGCTGCAGCTCATGGGCACGCTTGACGTGCCATCGAGCGGCTCCATCCTTTTCAACGGGGCGGACATCTCAACCCTTGGCTGGAAAGAACGGGCCCGTATCCGCAACAGGAACATGGGCTTTGTTTTCCAGTTCCACCATCTGCTTCCCGAATTCTCGACTCGCGAAAACGTGGCCATGCCGGGCATCATCGGCGGCATGGCCAGAAGCCTGGCCCTTGAAAAGGCCGATGCGGCTTTGTCCCGGGTGGGGCTTGCGCATCGACGCCATCACAGGGTAACCACCCTGTCCGGGGGAGAGAGACAAAGGGCGGCCATTGCCCGGGCCATTCTGCTTGAACCCGCCGTGGTGCTTGCCGACGAACCTACCGGGAACCTTGATGAACGGACAGGCCGGGAAGTCAATGATCTTTTATTGCATCTGAACAAGGATCAGGGAGTCACCCTGGTCATCGTTACCCACAATGCTGAACTTGCCCAATGCATGCACCGCACATTGGAGCTGCGTTCCGGAGAATTGTATGAAGCGTAA
- a CDS encoding OmpH family outer membrane protein: MRAFTLTIFLVFCMALTAGAETKIGFIDMKAVIAKSEPGSKAMEQLKSQFKDMKDNLDTQKKALDTLKDELQKQSMMLSQEAKMDKETQYKRKVRDFQDMGQSYQRKLQQAEQSLSKPIIDKLLEVIESYGKKNGYTAIFDKQASGVIYGQDSVDLTNAILAELNKAMRGK; encoded by the coding sequence ATGCGTGCATTTACCCTGACAATTTTTCTCGTATTTTGCATGGCCCTGACGGCTGGAGCGGAAACCAAAATCGGTTTTATCGATATGAAGGCGGTCATCGCCAAGTCCGAGCCCGGTTCCAAGGCCATGGAGCAGCTCAAGTCCCAATTCAAGGACATGAAGGACAATCTCGACACCCAGAAAAAGGCCCTGGATACACTGAAGGACGAACTTCAGAAACAGTCCATGATGCTCAGCCAGGAAGCCAAAATGGACAAGGAAACCCAGTACAAGCGCAAAGTGCGCGACTTCCAGGACATGGGCCAAAGCTACCAGCGCAAGCTGCAGCAGGCCGAGCAGAGCCTCTCAAAGCCCATCATCGACAAGCTCCTTGAAGTCATTGAGAGCTACGGAAAGAAAAACGGATACACGGCCATTTTCGACAAGCAGGCCAGTGGAGTGATTTACGGGCAGGACAGCGTTGACCTCACAAATGCCATCCTGGCGGAACTCAACAAAGCCATGCGCGGCAAATAA
- the bamA gene encoding outer membrane protein assembly factor BamA → MKRNALLCLIVILSLFCTLPGFAEPTKKVIVLPFAVNAAPELAYLEESLPKLLQDRLTALGLEVIPQEETTRLLQEQQVEYLDLGVARDMALLSGAAYAVYGSFSQVGETISIDTRLVEAYGVREPKPFFVVKEGVINILPAIEDTAAKIQTGVQQKDRIASIDVRGNEILDDDVVLMRLRIQPGDVYDPKAVNTELKSLYELGYFDDIAIALEDTAEGKRLIITVKEKPLISAISVEGAEELDADDLLATIATKTGAVLNPRVLADDMGKIRELYRKDGFYNAEIDYTLTQADAKRARLNILVKEGKKLYVTDIVIQGAKQLDPSDLKDELALTERGMLSWMTGTGVLREEILDRDAAALEAYYGNRGFLNAKVGQPEVTYLDDGITVTFQVEEGERYTVASVKYEGEMIATPEDLNSVIALDDLAAENEFFDRSVLRSDLQKLVEHYSNFGYAFAEADVNMARNEEEKKLDITYLLSKGNKISINRVLIEGNTKTRDNVIRREMRLVDGDLFDGSLLRRSNARLNRLDFFETVEITPEPTANPSALNLRVKVKEKPTGQFSAGVGYSSYSQVFFSGQVLERNLFGMGYQLGFKGTISAKSADYTATFWNPHYDDTDLGVGMSLYNTMNEYSDYDKQAMGARLLFGYPLGEYTNLSWNYRLERYTIENVDDDADKVIKDIEGQNWASALFASIKRDTTDRRINPSKGVTHQFSVEYAGGLIGGDDDFVKYIADANHYFPIFLETIIHLHAQAGYVMQNGSDRIPPFERFYLGGMNSVRGYKERTISPVYDQKEGQDGYDEGDEKGGNKSFFFNAEYLVPLHKEMGIVGLVFFDAGKTWDDDESIDMDLYKSVGAGVRWYSPLGPLRLEYGYPLDTVEVDDDKKGRFEFSVGQFF, encoded by the coding sequence ATGAAGCGTAATGCCCTCCTGTGTCTGATCGTCATCCTGAGTCTCTTCTGTACCCTCCCCGGGTTTGCTGAACCGACGAAAAAGGTCATCGTACTTCCGTTTGCCGTGAATGCGGCACCGGAGCTGGCCTACCTGGAGGAGAGCCTGCCCAAGCTGCTTCAGGATCGCCTGACGGCCCTGGGCCTGGAAGTGATTCCGCAAGAGGAAACCACGCGTCTCCTTCAGGAACAGCAGGTCGAGTACCTGGATCTTGGAGTCGCCAGGGACATGGCGCTGCTCTCCGGCGCGGCTTACGCCGTCTACGGCAGCTTCAGCCAGGTCGGCGAGACCATCAGCATCGACACCAGGCTTGTGGAAGCCTACGGCGTCCGTGAGCCGAAACCGTTTTTCGTGGTCAAGGAGGGTGTGATCAACATCCTGCCGGCCATTGAAGACACGGCGGCCAAAATCCAGACCGGCGTGCAGCAAAAAGACAGGATCGCTTCCATCGATGTACGCGGGAACGAAATCCTCGACGACGACGTGGTCCTGATGCGGCTCAGAATCCAGCCCGGTGACGTCTACGACCCCAAGGCCGTCAACACTGAACTCAAGAGCCTCTACGAACTTGGATATTTCGACGACATCGCCATCGCGCTGGAAGACACGGCCGAAGGCAAGCGCCTGATCATAACCGTCAAGGAAAAACCGCTCATCTCGGCCATCAGCGTCGAGGGTGCGGAAGAGCTTGACGCCGACGACCTGCTGGCCACCATCGCCACCAAGACCGGCGCGGTGCTCAACCCCCGGGTCCTGGCTGACGACATGGGCAAGATACGCGAACTGTACCGTAAGGACGGCTTCTACAACGCCGAGATCGACTACACCTTGACCCAGGCCGACGCCAAGCGCGCACGGCTCAACATCCTCGTCAAGGAAGGCAAGAAGCTCTACGTGACGGACATCGTCATTCAGGGCGCCAAGCAACTCGATCCTTCCGACCTCAAGGACGAACTGGCCTTGACCGAACGCGGCATGCTTTCCTGGATGACAGGGACGGGCGTGCTGCGCGAGGAAATCCTGGACCGCGACGCGGCGGCCCTGGAAGCCTATTACGGCAACCGCGGTTTCCTGAACGCCAAGGTGGGGCAGCCCGAAGTCACTTACCTGGACGACGGCATCACCGTCACATTCCAGGTCGAGGAAGGCGAGCGCTACACGGTGGCTTCCGTCAAGTATGAAGGGGAAATGATCGCCACCCCTGAAGACCTGAACAGCGTCATCGCCCTGGACGATCTGGCCGCCGAAAATGAATTTTTTGACCGCTCGGTTCTGCGCTCCGACCTGCAGAAGCTCGTGGAACACTACTCCAACTTCGGATACGCCTTCGCCGAAGCTGACGTAAACATGGCCCGCAACGAAGAAGAGAAGAAGCTGGACATCACTTACCTGTTGTCCAAGGGCAACAAGATATCCATCAACCGCGTCCTGATCGAGGGCAACACCAAGACCAGGGACAATGTCATCCGCCGCGAGATGCGTCTCGTCGACGGCGACCTCTTTGACGGATCACTGCTGCGCAGGTCCAATGCCCGCCTCAACAGGCTCGACTTCTTCGAGACCGTGGAGATCACCCCGGAACCCACGGCCAATCCCAGCGCCCTCAACCTGCGCGTCAAGGTCAAGGAGAAACCCACAGGGCAGTTTTCCGCGGGCGTAGGCTATTCCAGCTATTCGCAGGTGTTCTTCTCGGGTCAGGTGCTGGAGCGCAATCTCTTCGGCATGGGTTACCAACTTGGTTTCAAGGGAACCATCAGCGCAAAGTCTGCCGATTACACCGCCACGTTCTGGAACCCCCATTACGACGACACGGACCTTGGCGTCGGCATGAGCCTCTACAACACGATGAACGAGTACTCCGATTACGACAAGCAGGCCATGGGAGCCAGGCTGCTCTTCGGATACCCGCTCGGGGAATACACCAACCTGTCCTGGAACTACCGACTTGAGCGCTACACCATCGAAAACGTCGACGATGACGCCGACAAGGTCATTAAAGACATCGAAGGGCAGAACTGGGCCAGTGCGCTGTTCGCATCCATCAAGCGCGACACGACCGACAGGCGCATCAATCCCTCCAAGGGCGTCACCCACCAATTTTCCGTGGAATACGCCGGCGGCCTGATTGGAGGCGATGACGATTTCGTCAAATACATTGCCGACGCCAATCACTATTTTCCGATCTTCCTGGAAACCATCATCCACCTGCATGCACAGGCCGGATACGTGATGCAGAACGGCAGCGACCGCATTCCGCCCTTCGAGCGTTTCTACCTTGGAGGCATGAATTCGGTACGCGGCTACAAGGAACGCACCATCTCCCCCGTCTATGACCAAAAGGAAGGGCAGGACGGCTATGATGAAGGTGATGAGAAAGGCGGAAACAAGAGTTTCTTCTTCAACGCGGAATATCTGGTGCCACTGCACAAGGAGATGGGCATCGTGGGGCTGGTCTTCTTTGATGCCGGAAAAACGTGGGACGATGACGAATCCATTGACATGGATCTCTACAAGAGCGTCGGTGCCGGCGTGCGCTGGTACTCGCCTCTGGGACCGTTGCGTCTGGAGTATGGATATCCTCTGGACACGGTCGAAGTTGATGATGATAAAAAGGGTCGCTTTGAATTTTCCGTTGGACAGTTCTTTTAA
- a CDS encoding lipoprotein-releasing ABC transporter permease subunit has protein sequence MHFELFVSLRYLLARRKQAFISVISLISVLGVAIGVASLIVVLGVMNGFSDNLRDKILGINSHLILGSVKQTIGDYDRLVQKSLKVEGVVAATPFIYYEVMLSTPSGVKGVVLRGVDPQSAGTVLTVEKDLISGSLADLGNTGDIPGIVIGKELASRLGLTIGSRVSLLAPSGKKSAAGFSPKIVFFNVVGIFSSGMFEYDSSLAFVSIPEAQRILGFDGDFVTGIEYKVSDIDGVQKIGEALVRALGGFPLYSRNWIEMNQNLFAALKLEKTAMAVILIMIVLVGSFSIITTLVMMVMEKTKDIAVLMALGATPPQIRNIFILQGSLIGAVGTSIGFGLGLAICSLLQKYQFIKLPADVYYLDHLPVKIEFLDMSLIAVAAMALCFLATLYPARQAAKMHPTEALRYE, from the coding sequence ATGCACTTTGAATTGTTCGTTTCCCTGCGGTATCTCCTGGCCCGGCGCAAGCAGGCCTTCATTTCCGTCATCTCGCTCATCTCCGTGCTGGGCGTGGCCATTGGCGTGGCCTCACTGATCGTGGTCCTCGGGGTCATGAACGGCTTCAGCGACAACCTGCGCGACAAGATTCTGGGCATCAACTCCCACCTCATCCTCGGCTCGGTCAAACAGACCATCGGCGATTATGATCGTCTGGTGCAAAAAAGCCTGAAGGTCGAGGGCGTCGTCGCCGCCACGCCATTCATCTACTACGAAGTCATGCTCTCCACTCCCTCGGGGGTCAAAGGCGTCGTGCTGCGTGGCGTGGACCCGCAAAGCGCCGGGACGGTCCTGACCGTCGAAAAGGATCTGATCAGCGGCAGCCTCGCGGATTTGGGCAACACGGGCGACATCCCGGGCATCGTCATCGGCAAGGAACTGGCTTCACGGCTGGGCCTGACCATCGGCAGCAGGGTAAGTCTGCTTGCGCCGAGCGGAAAGAAATCGGCCGCCGGATTTTCTCCGAAGATCGTTTTCTTCAACGTGGTCGGCATCTTCAGTTCCGGCATGTTCGAATACGACTCGTCGCTGGCTTTCGTGTCCATCCCCGAGGCACAGAGAATCCTGGGCTTTGACGGAGATTTCGTGACCGGGATCGAATACAAGGTTTCGGACATAGACGGCGTGCAGAAAATCGGCGAAGCGCTGGTCCGCGCGCTGGGCGGATTTCCCCTTTATTCGCGCAACTGGATAGAGATGAACCAGAACCTCTTTGCGGCGCTGAAGCTTGAAAAGACGGCCATGGCGGTCATCCTGATCATGATCGTGCTGGTCGGCTCCTTTTCCATCATCACCACCCTGGTCATGATGGTCATGGAGAAGACCAAGGACATCGCCGTGCTCATGGCTCTTGGTGCGACGCCCCCCCAGATCCGCAACATCTTCATCCTGCAGGGCTCGCTCATAGGTGCCGTAGGGACGAGCATCGGATTCGGGCTGGGACTTGCCATTTGCTCCCTGCTCCAGAAGTACCAGTTCATCAAACTTCCCGCGGATGTCTATTATCTGGACCATCTGCCCGTGAAAATAGAATTTCTCGACATGTCCCTCATCGCCGTCGCGGCCATGGCGCTATGCTTCCTGGCCACGTTGTACCCGGCCAGGCAGGCCGCGAAAATGCATCCGACAGAGGCGCTGCGCTATGAGTGA